The following proteins are encoded in a genomic region of Brachypodium distachyon strain Bd21 chromosome 1, Brachypodium_distachyon_v3.0, whole genome shotgun sequence:
- the LOC100835914 gene encoding EID1-like F-box protein 2 codes for MLEMPLVVKQYRCTHSVTCVCLKGHISEDALFFVFRHMNWNPRMIALISCTCKWFDEIARRVLWKEFCHARAPKMMQDLHSDGSHIVDGNWKALGRLLIHCSGCTRGGLFGNVHVPGHFVLKTRFSRTSGKSFLPPHCRTDVLYVSDPCEHVDEDEEVDLGFFRGIFKSFAASKFKKVLIEKKAEIHPREVCPYCKAKLWDLLQANLIPRTAALRLDAYDDSVEYYICLNGHILGLGTLMPVSESEDAREE; via the coding sequence ATGCTAGAAATGCCATTGGTGGTGAAGCAGTATCGCTGCACGCATTCCGTGACCTGTGTTTGCCTCAAGGGGCACATCAGTGAGGATGcccttttctttgttttccgCCACATGAACTGGAACCCGAGGATGATCGCCCTCATCTCCTGCACGTGCAAGTGGTTCGACGAGATTGCCAGGCGTGTGCTCTGGAAGGAGTTCTGCCATGCCAGGGCACCCAAGATGATGCAGGATTTGCACTCGGATGGCAGCCATATCGTTGATGGCAACTGGAAGGCGCTAGGGAGACTTCTTATTCATTGCTCAGGGTGCACCAGGGGGGGCCTGTTTGGTAACGTCCATGTTCCAGGACATTTTGTTTTGAAGACCCGTTTTTCGAGGACTTCCGGCAAGAGCTTCTTGCCTCCGCATTGCAGAACGGATGTGCTGTATGTTTCGGATCCTTGTGAGCATGTcgacgaggatgaggaagTTGACCTGGGATTTTTCCGGGGCATCTTCAAGTCATTTGCTGCTTCAAAGTTCAAAAAGGTGCTTATTGAGAAGAAAGCAGAGATCCATCCAAGGGAGGTGTGTCCTTACTGTAAAGCAAAGCTATGGGATTTGTTGCAAGCAAATCTGATACCCAGAACTGCTGCCTTAAGGCTTGATGCTTATGATGATTCTGTTGAGTATTATATATGCCTTAATGGACACATCCTTGGTTTAGGCACTCTGATGCCTGTCTCGGAATCTGAGGATGCAAGGGAGGAGTAA
- the LOC100834255 gene encoding chaperone protein ClpB2, chloroplastic — protein sequence MAAAPPLTADFLVSSSPAAAPAPVVAAAWANRRGAGSSRCRALRATRGRGWLAPVVGRTPRTLSVRCNASSRDGRITQQEFTEMAWQSIVLAPEVAKESKHQIVETEHLMKSLLEQRNGLARRIFLKAGVDNTKLLDATEKYIQRQPKVLGEDPGSMLGRDLEALIQRARDFKKEYGDSFVSVEHLVLGFADDKRFGRQLFKDFLITVKTLKSAIESIRGKQNVIDQDPEGKYEALDKYGKDLTAMARQGKLDPVIGRDDEIRRCIQILSRRTKNNPVLIGEPGVGKTAIAEGLAQRIVQGDVPQALTNRRLITLDMGALIAGAKYRGEFEDRLKAVLKEVIDSDGQVILFIDEIHTVVGAGATSGAMDAGNLLKPMLGRGELRCIGATTLDEYRKYIEKDPALERRFQQVYVDQPSVEDTVSILRGLRERYELHHGVRISDSALVAAAVLSDRYISGRFLPDKAIDLVDESAAKLKMEITSKPTALDEIDRSVLKLEMERLSLTNDTDKASKDRLSRIEAELSLLKERQNKLTEQWEHEKSVMTKIQSIKEEIDRLNVEIQQAEREYDLNRAAELKYGSLNALQRQLQTTENELNEYQSSGKSMLREEVSQDDIAEIVSRWTGIPVSKLKQSDREKLLYLEDELHKRVVGQDPAVKAVAEAIQRSRAGLSDPNRPIASFMFMGPTGVGKTELAKALASFMFNTEDAVVRIDMSEYMEKHSVSRLIGAPPGYVGYEEGGQLTEAVRRRPYSVVLFDEIEKAHSDVFNVFLQVLDDGRVTDSQGRKVSFTNTIIIMTSNVGSQYILNMDEVGGATDLAYENMKKRVMDAARSVFRPEFMNRVDEYIVFKPLEREQINSIVKLQLARVQKRIADRKIKLEVSPGAIEFLGSLGYDPNYGARPVKRVLQQYVENELAKGILRGEFKDEDSILVDTQVTVPSNGQLPQQNLVFRRTGEESKPAAAEDEKFLPTV from the exons atggccgccgcgccgccgctcaccGCCGACTTTCTCGtatcctcctcccccgccgccgctccggcgCCTGTCGTGGCCGCCGCGTGGGCCAACCGAAGAGGTGCGGGTTCGTCGAGGTGCCGGGCGCTTAGGGCAACCAGAGGACGGGGATGGCTGGCTCCGGTGGTGGGGAGGACGCCGCGGACGCTCTCCGTCAGGTGCAACGCCAGCTCCCGGGACGGGAGG ATcacacaacaagaatttactGAGATGGCATGGCAATCAATTGTTTTGGCGCCTGAAGTAGCAAAAGAAAGTAAACACCAGATTGTGGAGACTGAGCATTTGATGAAATCCTTGCTGGAGCAAAGGAATGGGCTTGCCCGTCGAATCTTTTTGAAAGCTGGAGTTGATAACACAAAGCTTCTCGACGCTACAGAGAAGTACATCCAGCGTCAGCCTAAG GTGTTAGGTGAAGATCCTGGTTCGATGTTGGGACGTGACTTGGAAGCTCTGATACAAAGAGCAAGAGACTTTAAGAAAGAGTATGGTGATTCATTTGTCTCGGTTGAACATCTAGTTCTTGGTTTTGCAGATGATAAGAGATTTGGTAGACAGCTGTTCAAGGATTTTCTGATCACTGTAAAGACCTTGAAATCAGCTATTGAATCCATAAGAGGGAAGCAAAATGTAATTGATCAAG ATCCTGAGGGCAAGTATGAAGCTTTGGACAAGTATGGAAAGGACCTGACAGCTATGGCACGTCAGGGGAAGCTTGACCCGGTTATAGGAAGAGATGATGAAATTCGTAggtgcattcaaattttatcTCGGAGAACAAAGAACAACCCAGTTTTGATTGGTGAACCTGGTGTGGGGAAAACGGCTATAGCTGAAGG TCTTGCTCAGAGGATAGTGCAAGGAGATGTTCCACAAGCTCTAACAAACCGTCGG CTAATTACACTTGACATGGGTGCTTTGATTGCTGGGGCAAAATATCGAGGAGAATTTGAGGATAGGCTGAAAGCTGTACTCAAAGAAGTCATAGATTCTGATGGCCAGGTCATTCTTTTCATTGATGAGATTCACACTGTTGTTGGAGCAG GTGCCACGTCTGGTGCAATGGATGCTGGCAATCTTCTGAAACCAATGCTTGGAAGAGGGGAGCTACGTTGTATTGGTGCAACAACCCTTGATGAGTACCGTAAATATATTGAGAAAGACCCAGCACTAGAGCGCCGCTTTCAACAAGTTTATGTGGATCAACCTTCGGTTGAAGATACAGTATCAATACTCCGAGGATTACGTGAGAGATATGAATTGCACCACGGGGTCCGCATATCAGACAGTGCTCTTGTAGCTGCTGCTGTTTTGTCAGATCGTTACATCAGCGGACGCTTTTTGCCTGACAAAg CCATTGATTTGGTCGATGAATCAGCTGCCAAGTTGAAAATGGAGATAACATCGAAGCCGACTGCTCTAGACGAGATTGATCGCTCTGTGCTTAAACTTGAAATGGAGCGTCTTTCACTAACAAATGACACGGACAAAGCCTCAAAAGACAGACTATCTCGCATTGAAGCAGAATTGTCGCTTTTGAAAGAAAGGCAGAACAAACTGACTGAGCAGTGGGAGCATGAAAAGTCAGTGATGACAAAGATTCAATCTATTAAAGAAGAG ATTGATAGGTTAAATGTGGAGATCCAGCAGGCCGAACGTGAATATGATCTCAATCGTGCTGCTGAACTGAAGTATGGCAGTCTGAATGCACTGCAGCGCCAGCTTCAAACAACAGAGAATGAGCTAAACGAATATCAAAGTTCTGGGAAATCCATGCTAAGAGAAGAGGTGAGCCAAGATGATATTGCAGAGATTGTGAGCAGGTGGACAGGTATTCCAGTTTCTAAATTAAAGCAATCTGATAGAGAGAAGCTGCTGTATCTTGAGGACGAGCTGCACAAGCGTGTCGTCGGGCAGGATCCTGCAGTCAAAGCAGTGGCAGAGGCCATTCAGAGATCCAGAGCTGGATTGTCCGATCCAAACCGCCCCATTGCCAGCTTCATGTTCATGGGACCTACAGGAGTTGGCAAAACGGAATTAGCGAAAGCTCTTGCTTCTTTTATGTTCAACACTGAGGATGCTGTTGTCAGGATTGACATGAGTGAGTATATGGAGAAGCACTCGGTCTCGAGACTGATTGGTGCACCGCCTGGTTATGTTGGGTACGAAGAGGGTGGGCAGCTTACTGAGGCAGTTCGTAGGAGGCCATATTCTGTGGTCTTGTTTGATGAGATTGAGAAAGCTCATTCAGATGTATTCAATGTTTTCCTTCAAGTATTGGACGATGGAAGGGTTACTGACTCGCAGGGCCGGAAGGTGAGCTTCACCAACACTATCATTATCATGACATCCAATGTTGGCTCACAGTACATACTAAATATGGATGAAGTGGGTGGAGCGACTGATTTGGCCTACGAGAATATGAAGAAGAGAGTGATGGATGCTGCAAGATCTGTTTTTCGCCCTGAGTTCATGAACCGTGTAGATGAATACATTGTTTTCAAGCCTCTTGAGAGGGAACAGATCAACAGCATTGTCAAATTACAG TTGGCAAGAGTACAGAAGAGGATTGCCGACCGCAAGATCAAACTCGAAGTCTCACCTGGAGCAATCGAATTCCTGGGAAGTCTTGGGTACGACCCGAACTACGGTGCCAGGCCAGTGAAACGCGTGCTTCAGCAGTACGTGGAGAACGAGCTGGCAAAGGGTATCCTTAGAGGCGAATTCAAGGATGAGGACAGCATCTTGGTAGACACCCAGGTGACGGTGCCATCCAACGGCCAGCTCCCGCAGCAAAACCTTGTTTTCCGGAGAACAGGCGAGGAATCGaagccagctgctgctgaggaCGAGAAGTTCCTGCCGACTGTCTGA
- the LOC100834555 gene encoding zinc finger protein ZAT5 translates to MDDMVVLSSSSTRHSCKVCGKGFPCGRSLGGHMRSHALAEVAAAAAVGEDDETDSDEEDEEQRRWTMPISGARASNTNASGAGYGLRENPKKTRRLSRSAGADGAMEEEDQDDMLIPLPTEAAVMAAPRRRRRSMRVPAPAPAFDKEPEDVALCLIMLSRDTAGLCNLPSSESSEKGDGRKKLLAYDGSDDDVLYTEMTNNNNNNKAAISSSENNPKRGRYECPGCGRAFQSYQALGGHRASHKRINSNCCTTKVFLDQPEPSVDTNVSSFSTPSSPPPSPQAMAPVVVKPKNNVKFECPICSKVFGSGQALGGHKRSHSIAGELYDRTHADAIILDADQSLLAAGFLDLNLPAPGVQD, encoded by the coding sequence ATGGACGATATGGTGGTGCTGAGTAGCAGCTCTACACGGCACAGCTGCAAGGTGTGCGGGAAGGGCTTCCCCTGCGGCCGGTCGCTGGGCGGCCACATGCGCTCCCACGCGCtggcggaggtggcagcggcagcggcggtgggaGAGGACGACGAAACCGATTCCgatgaggaggacgaggagcagCGGCGTTGGACGATGCCCATCAGCGGGGCGCGGGCCTCCAACACCAACGCCAGTGGAGCGGGGTATGGCCTCAGGGAGAACCCCAAGAAGACGCGCCGGCTGTCGAGGTCCGCCGGTGCCGACGGCgcaatggaggaggaggatcaggACGACATGCTGATCCCGCTCCCGACCGAGGCGGCGGTCATGGCGGCAcccaggcggaggcggcgctcgaTGCGCGTACCGGCGCCAGCTCCGGCCTTCGACAAGGAGCCCGAGGACGTCGCACTGTGCCTCATCATGTTGTCGCGCGACACCGCCGGCCTGTGCAACCTGCCATCGTCAGAATCATCAGAGAAAGGGGACGGCAGGAAGAAGCTCCTCGCGTACGACGGCTCGGACGACGACGTTCTCTACACCGAGATGacgaacaacaacaacaacaacaaggcgGCTATTAGCAGCAGCGAGAATAATCCCAAGCGTGGACGGTATGAGTGCCCCGGCTGCGGCAGGGCGTTCCAGTCCTACCAAGCGCTCGGCGGCCACCGCGCCAGCCACAAGCGCATCAACAGCAACTGCTGCACGACCAAGGTCTTCCTCGATCAGCCGGAGCCCAGCGTGGACACCAACGTCTCCTCCTTCAgcacgccctcctccccaccgCCATCGCCCCAAGCAATGGCGCCTGTCGTCGTCAAGCCAAAGAATAACGTCAAGTTCGAATGCCCCATCTGCTCCAAGGTCTTCGGCTCCGGGCAGGCGCTCGGCGGCCACAAGCGCTCTCACTCCATCGCCGGTGAGCTCTACGACCGCACCCACGCCGACGCCATCATTCTTGACGCCGACCAATCCTTGCTCGCTGCCGGCTTTCTTGATCTCAACCTGCCAGCTCCAGGAGTTCAGGATTGA